One stretch of Phocoena phocoena chromosome 10, mPhoPho1.1, whole genome shotgun sequence DNA includes these proteins:
- the LOC136129297 gene encoding LOW QUALITY PROTEIN: transportin-1-like (The sequence of the model RefSeq protein was modified relative to this genomic sequence to represent the inferred CDS: inserted 2 bases in 1 codon; substituted 1 base at 1 genomic stop codon), producing the protein MEYEWKPDDQGLQQILQLLESQSPDTTIQRTILXKLEQLNQYPDFNNYLIFVLTKLKSEDEPTRSLRGLILKNNMKAHFQYFPNGVTDFIKSECLNNIGDSSPLIRATVGILITTIASKGELQNWPDLLPKLCSLLDYEDYNTCEGAFGALQKVCEDSSEILDSDVLDLPLNIMFPKFLQFFKHSSPKIRPHVVACVNQFIISGTQAVMLHFDSFIENLFALAGDEEPEVQKNVCQALVMLLEVRMDRLPPHMHNIVEYMLQRPQDRGENVALEACEFWLTLAEQPICKDVLIRHLPKLIPVLVNGMKYSDIDIILLKGDVEEDETIPDSEQDARPRFHRSRTVAQQHDKDGIEEEGDEIDDDDIISDWNLRKCSAAALDVLANVYRDELLPRILPLLKELLFHHEWVVKESGILVLGAIAEGCMLGMIPYRPELIPHLIQCLSDKKALVRFITCGTLSRYAHRVVSQPSDTYLKPLMTELLKRVLDSNKRVQEADCSAFATLEEEACTELVPHLAYILDTLVFAFSKYQHKNLLILYDAIGTLADSVGHHLNKPEYIQMLMPPLIQKWNMLKDEDEDLFLLLECLSSVATALQSGFLPYCEPVYRRCVNLVQKTLAQATLNSAQRDQYEAPEKDFMIVALDLLSGLAEGLGGNIEXLVARSNILTLMYQCMQDKMPEVRQNSFALLGDLIKACFQHVKPCRTDFMPILGTYLNPEFISVCNNATRATGAISIQMGIEMQPYIPMVLHQFCTRPNTPKTLLENTAITIGRLGYVCPQEVAPMLQQFIRPWCASLRNIRNNEEKDSVFCGICTMISVNPSGVIQDFIFFCEAVASWINPKDDLRDMFCKILHEFKNQVGDENWRHFSDQFPLPLKERLAAFYGV; encoded by the exons ATGGAGTATGAGTGGAAACCTGACGACCAAGGGCTTCAGCAGATCCTGCAGCTGCTGGAGTCCCAGTCCCCCGACACCACCATCCAGAGAACCATTCT GAAACTGGAACAACTCAATCAATATCCAGACTTTAACAACTACCTGATTTTtgttcttacaaaattaaaatctgaagATGAACCCACAAGATCATTGCGTGGTCTCATATTGAAGAATAACATGAAAGCTCACTTTCAGTATTTCCCAAATGGTGTAACAGACTTTATTAAGAGTGAATGTTTAAACAATATTGGTGACTCCTCTCCTCTGATTAGAGCTACTGTAGGCATTTTGATTACAACTATAGCCTCCAAGGGAGAACTGCAGAATTGGCCTGACCTCCTACCAAAACTCTGTAGCCTGTTGGATTATGAAGATTACAACACTTGTGAGGGAGCATTTGGTGCCCTTCAGAAGGTTTGTGAAGATTCTTCTGAGATTTTAGATAGTGATGTTTTAGATCTTCCTCTCAACATCATGTTTCCTAAATTTTTACAGTTCTTCAAGCACAGTAGTCCAAAAATAAGGCCtcatgttgttgcatgtgtcaATCAGTTTATCATCAGTGGAACTCAAGCTGTGATGTTGCACTTTGATTCCTTTATTGAGAATCTCTTTGCGTTGGCTGGTGATGAAGAACCAGAGGTACAGAAaaatgtgtgccaggcacttgtgATGTTGCTTGAAGTTCGAATGGATCGCCTGCCTCCTCACATGCATAATATAGTTGAGTACATGCTACAGAGGCCCCAAGATCGAGGTGAAAATGTGGCTTTAGAAGCCTGCGAATTTTGGCTTACTTTGGCTGAGCAACCAATATGCAAAGATGTACTCATAAGGCATCTTCCTAAGTTGATTCCTGTGTTAGTGAATGGCATGAAGTACTCAGATATAGATATTATCCTACTTAAGGGTGATGTTGAAGAAGATGAAACAATTCCTGATAGCGAACAGGATGCAAGGCCACGTTTTCATCGATCAAGGACAGTGGCTCAGCAGCATGACAAAGATGGAATTGAAGAGGAAGGTGATGaaattgatgatgatgatataatTTCTGactggaatctaagaaaatgttCTGCGGCTGCCCTAGATGTTCTTGCAAATGTGTATCGTGATGAGCTTTTGCCACGTATTTTGCCCCTTTTGAAAGAATTACTTTTTCATCATGAATGGGTTGTTAAAGAATCAGGCATCTTGGTTTTAGGAGCAATTGCTGAAGGTTGCATGCTGGGCATGATTCCATACCGACCTGAGCTCATTCCTCACCTTATTCAGTGCCTCTCTGATAAAAAGGCTCTTGTGCGTTTCATAACGTGCGGGACTCTTAGCCGCTATGCACACAGGGTAGTCAGCCAGCCCTCAGACACGTACCTGAAGCCATTAATGACAGAACTGCTAAAACGTGTCCTGGATAGCAACAAGAGAGTACAAGAAGCTGACTGCAGTGCCTTTGCTACCCTGGAAGAGGAGGCTTGTACAGAACTTGTTCCTCACCTTGCTTATATACTTGATACCTTGGTCTTTGCCTTTAGTAAATACCAGCATAAAAACCTGCTCATTCTTTATGATGCCATAGGAACGTTAGCAGATTCAGTAGGACATCACTTAAACaaacctgaatatattcagatgCTAATGCCTCCACTGATCCAGAAATGGAATATGTTAAAGGATGAAGATGAAGATCTCTTCCTTTTACTTGAGTGCCTATCTTCAGTTGCCACAGCCCTGCAGTCTGGCTTCCTTCCATACTGTGAACCTGTGTATCGGCGTTGTGTAAACCTAGTACAGAAGACTCTTGCACAAGCAACGCTGAACAGTGCTCAACGAGATCAGTATGAGGCTCCAGAAAAAGATTTTATGATAGTGGCTCTTGATTTACTCAGTGGCCTGGCTGAAGGACTTGGAGGCAACATTGAATAGCTAGTAGCCCGAAGTAACATTCTAACACTAATGTATCAGTGCATGCAGGATAAAATGCCAGAGGTTAGACAGAATTCCTTCGCCCTGTTAGGTGACCTGATAAAAGCTTGCTTCCAGCATGTTAAGCCTTGTAGAACTGATTTCATGCCAATATTGGGAACCTACCTAAATCCAGAGTTCATTTCAGTCTGCAATAATGCCACAAGGGCAACTGGAGCAATCTCCATTCAAATGGGCATAGAGATGCAACCTTATATTCCTATGGTGTTGCACCAGTTTTGCACCAGACCCAACACACCAAAGACGTTGTTAGAGAATACAGCAATAACAATTGGTCGTCTTGGTTACGTTTGTCCTCAAGAGGTGGCTCCCATGCTACAGCAGTTTATAAGACCCTGGTGCGCCTCTCTGAGAAACATAAGGAACAATGAGGAAAAGGATTCAGTATTCTGTGGGATTTGTACCATGATCAGTGTGAATCCCAGTGGAGTAAtccaagattttatatttttttgtgaaGCTGTTGCGTCATGGATTAATCCAAAAGATGATCTGCGAGACATGTTCTGTAAGATCCttcatgaatttaaaaatcaagttggGGATGAAAATTGGAGGCATTTCTCTGACCAGTTTCCACTTCCCTTAAAAGAGCGTCTTGCAGCTTTTTATGGTGTTTAA